A genomic window from Streptomyces sp. HUAS YS2 includes:
- a CDS encoding DUF3152 domain-containing protein yields the protein MGRHSRKGPAPAAVKPGEPEAARPGSGRRRRSGGAATETPPHGTPGYGTEPYGTPAHGTPAYGGQDYGTPAHGTPGYGTPAPGTPSYGTPSYGTPAHGTPAYGRQDNGRPDYGTPAHGTPSYGAQGYAARPGGPYGGALGGPAGPGPDVRGGHPQHPEGAPPPPQRYGDWQGVPRHRAGGPAQTASQTPFIPAPRRETLPQDLEAFDDLRDTDAEPRTLPDEEQPPAKSGGKGRTLTGVAAAAVTTVLAVVVAGQVAGGTDTRDASNRSAGEAGGRAVEDAPRSDRSDDRATPSQGAPVKPAVPLTYDQLMARQFPIDPKLKASGDFEAVPGFDKAPGKGRKIRYRVDVEKGLGLDPALFAKAVQKTLNDERSWAGKGEMTFERISSGDPEFVITLASPGTTGVWCEKSGLDTTVDNVSCDSASTQRVMINAFRWAQGSETFGPKAMYAYRQMLINHEVGHRLGHGHVSCRTPGALAPVMQQQTKSLDIDGIECRPNPWVHPGS from the coding sequence GTGGGACGACATAGTCGCAAGGGCCCCGCTCCCGCGGCCGTCAAACCGGGGGAGCCGGAGGCCGCGAGGCCCGGCAGCGGACGCCGCCGCCGGTCCGGTGGCGCGGCCACCGAGACCCCGCCGCACGGCACGCCCGGGTACGGGACGGAGCCCTACGGCACCCCCGCGCACGGCACCCCGGCCTACGGCGGCCAGGACTACGGAACCCCCGCCCACGGCACTCCGGGGTACGGCACCCCAGCCCCCGGCACCCCTTCCTACGGGACCCCTTCCTACGGCACTCCCGCGCACGGCACTCCGGCCTACGGCCGCCAGGACAACGGCCGCCCGGACTACGGAACCCCCGCCCACGGCACCCCTTCCTACGGCGCGCAGGGCTACGCGGCCCGGCCCGGCGGCCCCTACGGCGGCGCCCTCGGCGGCCCGGCCGGCCCCGGGCCCGACGTCCGCGGCGGACACCCCCAGCATCCCGAAGGCGCTCCGCCGCCGCCCCAGCGGTACGGCGACTGGCAGGGCGTGCCCCGCCACCGCGCCGGCGGCCCCGCCCAGACCGCCTCGCAGACCCCGTTCATACCGGCACCGCGGCGCGAGACCCTCCCGCAGGACCTGGAGGCCTTCGACGACCTCCGGGACACCGACGCCGAGCCGCGGACGCTGCCCGACGAGGAGCAGCCGCCCGCGAAGTCCGGCGGCAAGGGCCGCACGCTCACCGGTGTGGCGGCGGCCGCCGTCACCACCGTCCTCGCCGTCGTCGTCGCCGGCCAGGTCGCCGGCGGCACGGACACCCGGGACGCCTCCAACCGGTCCGCCGGAGAGGCCGGCGGGCGCGCCGTCGAGGACGCGCCCCGCTCCGACCGCTCCGACGACCGGGCGACCCCCTCGCAGGGCGCGCCGGTGAAGCCCGCCGTGCCGCTCACGTACGACCAGCTGATGGCGCGCCAGTTCCCGATCGACCCGAAGCTCAAGGCGTCCGGGGACTTCGAGGCCGTGCCCGGCTTCGACAAGGCCCCCGGCAAGGGGCGGAAGATCCGCTACCGGGTCGACGTCGAGAAGGGGCTCGGGCTCGACCCGGCGCTGTTCGCGAAGGCCGTGCAGAAGACCCTCAACGACGAGCGCAGCTGGGCCGGCAAGGGCGAGATGACCTTCGAGCGGATCTCCAGCGGGGACCCGGAGTTCGTCATCACCCTGGCCAGCCCCGGCACCACCGGCGTCTGGTGCGAGAAGTCGGGGCTCGACACCACCGTCGACAACGTCTCCTGCGACTCCGCCTCCACCCAGCGCGTGATGATCAACGCCTTCCGGTGGGCGCAGGGCTCGGAGACCTTCGGGCCGAAGGCCATGTACGCGTACCGCCAGATGCTGATCAACCACGAGGTCGGCCACCGGCTCGGCCACGGACACGTGAGCTGCAGGACGCCGGGCGCGCTCGCCCCCGTGATGCAGCAGCAGACCAAGTCCCTGGACATCGACGGCATCGAGTGCCGTCCCAACCCCTGGGTCCACCCCGGGAGTTGA
- a CDS encoding PHP domain-containing protein: MRIDLHTHSTASDGTDTPAELVRNAAAAGLDVVALTDHDTTRGYAEAVAALPEGLTLVTGAELSCRIDGVGLHMLAYLFDPEEPELAAERELVRDDRVPRAQAMVGKLQELGVPVTWEQVARIAGDGSVGRPHVAEALVELGVVPDVSGAFTPDWLADGGRAYVEKHELDPFDAIRLVKAAGGVTVFAHPLAVKRGEVVPEEAIARLAAAGLDGIEVDHMDHDEATRARLRGLAGELGLLATGSSDYHGSRKTCRLGDFTTDPEIYGEITRRATGAFPVPGAGGPA; encoded by the coding sequence GTGCGCATCGACCTGCACACCCACTCCACGGCATCCGACGGCACGGACACCCCGGCCGAGCTGGTCCGCAACGCGGCCGCCGCCGGTCTGGACGTCGTCGCGCTGACCGACCACGACACGACCCGCGGGTACGCCGAGGCCGTCGCCGCGCTGCCGGAGGGTCTCACCCTCGTCACCGGTGCGGAGCTCTCCTGCCGGATCGACGGCGTGGGCCTGCACATGCTGGCGTACCTCTTCGACCCCGAGGAGCCCGAGCTGGCGGCCGAGCGCGAGCTGGTCCGGGACGACCGGGTGCCGCGGGCGCAGGCGATGGTCGGCAAGCTCCAGGAGCTGGGCGTGCCGGTCACCTGGGAGCAGGTCGCCCGGATCGCCGGGGACGGCTCGGTGGGCCGCCCGCACGTCGCGGAGGCACTCGTCGAACTCGGCGTCGTACCGGACGTGTCCGGGGCGTTCACGCCCGACTGGCTGGCCGACGGCGGTCGGGCGTACGTCGAGAAGCACGAACTCGACCCCTTCGACGCGATCCGTCTGGTCAAGGCGGCCGGCGGCGTGACCGTCTTCGCGCACCCGCTCGCCGTCAAGCGCGGCGAGGTCGTGCCGGAGGAGGCGATCGCCCGCCTCGCGGCGGCCGGCCTCGACGGCATCGAGGTCGACCACATGGACCACGACGAGGCGACGCGCGCGAGGCTGCGCGGCCTGGCCGGCGAACTGGGCCTGCTCGCGACGGGCTCCAGCGACTACCACGGCAGCCGCAAGACCTGCCGCCTCGGTGACTTCACCACCGACCCCGAGATCTACGGCGAGATCACCCGCCGTGCCACCGGCGCCTTCCCGGTCCCCGGCGCGGGAGGACCCGCCTAG
- a CDS encoding ferritin-like fold-containing protein: protein METPDNAENATEPTGIAAQDWAAASAEPQYRAAVVDLLGALAYGELAAFERLAEDAKLAPTLADKAELAKMASAEFHHFEQLRDRLAAVDAEPTAAMEPFAKALDDFHRLTAPSDWLEGLVKAYVGDSIASDFYREVAVRLDSDTRALVLSVLDDTGHGNFAVEKVRAAIEADPRVGGRLALWARRLMGEALSQAQRVVAERDALSTMLVGGVADGFDLAEVGRMFSRITEAHTKRMAALGLAA from the coding sequence ATGGAGACGCCTGACAACGCCGAGAACGCCACCGAACCCACCGGGATCGCCGCCCAGGACTGGGCCGCCGCGTCCGCCGAGCCCCAGTACCGCGCCGCGGTCGTCGACCTGCTCGGCGCGCTGGCCTACGGCGAGCTCGCGGCCTTCGAGCGGCTCGCCGAGGACGCCAAGCTCGCGCCGACGCTGGCGGACAAGGCGGAGCTGGCGAAGATGGCCTCCGCCGAGTTCCACCACTTCGAGCAGCTGCGGGACCGGCTGGCCGCCGTCGACGCGGAGCCGACCGCCGCGATGGAGCCGTTCGCGAAGGCGCTCGACGACTTCCACCGCCTGACCGCGCCGTCGGACTGGTTGGAGGGTCTGGTCAAGGCGTACGTCGGCGACTCGATCGCCAGCGACTTCTACCGCGAGGTCGCCGTCCGGCTCGACTCCGACACCCGCGCGCTCGTGCTGTCGGTGCTCGACGACACCGGTCACGGCAACTTCGCCGTGGAGAAGGTCCGCGCCGCCATCGAGGCGGACCCGCGGGTGGGCGGCCGGCTCGCACTGTGGGCGCGCCGGCTGATGGGCGAGGCGCTCTCGCAGGCGCAGCGCGTGGTCGCGGAGCGGGACGCGCTGTCGACGATGCTGGTCGGCGGCGTGGCCGACGGCTTCGACCTGGCCGAGGTGGGCCGGATGTTCTCCCGGATCACCGAGGCGCACACCAAGCGCATGGCCGCGCTGGGCCTCGCGGCGTAG
- a CDS encoding DEAD/DEAH box helicase: protein MTLPVALSGTDVIGQAKTGTGKTLGFGLPILERVTVPADVEAGRAEPEQLTDAPQALVVVPTRELCTQVTNDLLTAGKVRNVRVLAIYGGRAYEPQVEALKKGVDVVVGTPGRLLDLAGQRKLDLSHVKALVLDEADEMLDLGFLPDVEKIINMLPAKRQTMLFSATMPGAVIGLARRYMSQPTHIRATSPDDEGATVANITQRVYRAHSMDKPELISRVLQANGRGLAMIFCRTKRTAADIAEQLERRGFASGAVHGDLGQGAREQALRAFRNGKVDVLVCTDVAARGIDVEGVTHVINYQSPEDEKTFLHRVGRTGRAGAKGTAVTLVDWDDIPRWQLINKALGLDFHDPVETYSSSPHLYEELDIPAGTKGILPRAERTRAGLGAEEIEDLGEPGGRRSRGPRTEEPPARTRTPRQRRRTRGGADAEESAAVAPAAPAADEEQATGPRTPRRRRRTRSTASSAVATVVAPAAAATVVEAPVVEAPAAAPAAAAAPAAVEAPAEEASRPRRRRSRSSASAAEAATVVEAPVTEPAKAPAAKAPVTKAPVAAAPGEEIPRPRRRARVVRPAAEPEVGFQTVESVLAAAAAEAAAPEVAEEPKAAPRRRAAKKAVAAVEAPVETAEAPAEAKPRRRAVRKATTTAPVETAETVEAPAAEAKPRRRAVRKATTTAPVETAQTVEAPAAAEAVEETKPRRRTTKKAAAAAEAPDASEPKAAPRRRATKKAVAAAEAPDASEPKAPRRRATKKAAAAQPES from the coding sequence ATGACGCTCCCGGTCGCCCTCTCCGGCACCGACGTCATCGGCCAGGCCAAGACCGGTACGGGCAAGACCCTCGGCTTCGGCCTGCCGATCCTGGAGCGCGTCACCGTCCCCGCGGACGTCGAGGCCGGCCGGGCCGAGCCCGAGCAGCTGACCGACGCCCCGCAGGCGCTCGTCGTCGTCCCCACCCGTGAGCTGTGCACCCAGGTCACCAACGACCTGCTGACCGCGGGCAAGGTCCGCAACGTGCGCGTGCTCGCCATCTACGGCGGCCGTGCGTACGAGCCCCAGGTCGAGGCGCTCAAGAAGGGCGTCGACGTCGTCGTCGGCACCCCCGGCCGTCTGCTCGACCTGGCCGGCCAGCGCAAGCTCGACCTGTCCCACGTCAAGGCGCTGGTCCTGGACGAGGCGGACGAGATGCTCGACCTGGGCTTCCTGCCCGACGTCGAGAAGATCATCAACATGCTTCCGGCGAAGCGTCAGACGATGCTGTTCTCGGCGACCATGCCGGGTGCGGTCATCGGCCTGGCCCGCCGCTACATGTCGCAGCCCACGCACATCCGCGCGACCTCGCCGGACGACGAGGGCGCGACGGTCGCCAACATCACGCAGCGCGTCTACCGCGCGCACTCCATGGACAAGCCGGAGCTGATCTCCCGCGTCCTGCAGGCCAACGGCCGCGGGCTCGCGATGATCTTCTGCCGTACGAAGCGCACGGCGGCCGACATCGCCGAGCAGCTGGAGCGGCGCGGCTTCGCGTCCGGCGCGGTCCACGGCGACCTCGGCCAGGGCGCCCGCGAGCAGGCGCTGCGCGCCTTCCGCAACGGCAAGGTGGACGTGCTCGTCTGCACCGACGTCGCCGCGCGCGGCATCGACGTCGAGGGCGTCACCCACGTCATCAACTACCAGTCGCCGGAGGACGAGAAGACGTTCCTCCACCGCGTGGGCCGCACCGGCCGCGCGGGTGCCAAGGGCACCGCGGTGACGCTGGTCGACTGGGACGACATCCCGCGCTGGCAGCTGATCAACAAGGCACTGGGTCTGGACTTCCACGACCCGGTCGAGACCTACTCCAGCTCCCCGCACCTCTACGAGGAGCTGGACATCCCCGCGGGCACGAAGGGCATCCTGCCGCGTGCCGAGCGGACCCGCGCCGGTCTGGGCGCGGAGGAGATCGAGGACCTGGGCGAGCCGGGCGGGCGCCGTTCGCGCGGCCCGCGCACCGAGGAGCCGCCGGCCCGTACGCGCACGCCGCGGCAGCGCCGCCGCACCCGCGGCGGAGCGGACGCCGAGGAGTCCGCCGCCGTGGCTCCGGCCGCGCCTGCGGCCGACGAGGAGCAGGCGACCGGTCCGCGCACCCCGCGTCGCCGTCGCCGGACCCGCTCGACGGCCTCGTCCGCCGTCGCGACGGTCGTCGCTCCGGCCGCCGCCGCGACCGTCGTCGAGGCCCCCGTGGTCGAGGCTCCGGCCGCCGCCCCGGCTGCTGCCGCCGCCCCCGCCGCCGTGGAGGCGCCGGCGGAGGAGGCATCCCGGCCGCGCCGCCGCCGTTCCCGCTCGTCGGCTTCGGCCGCCGAGGCTGCCACGGTCGTCGAGGCCCCGGTGACCGAGCCGGCCAAGGCCCCCGCGGCCAAGGCTCCCGTGACCAAGGCTCCGGTGGCCGCGGCCCCCGGCGAGGAGATCCCGCGTCCGCGCCGCCGTGCGCGCGTCGTGCGTCCCGCGGCTGAGCCCGAGGTCGGCTTCCAGACCGTGGAGAGCGTCCTTGCGGCTGCCGCCGCCGAGGCCGCCGCCCCGGAGGTCGCCGAGGAGCCGAAGGCCGCTCCGCGCCGCCGCGCCGCCAAGAAGGCCGTCGCCGCCGTCGAGGCCCCGGTCGAGACGGCCGAGGCCCCCGCCGAGGCCAAGCCGCGTCGCCGTGCGGTCAGGAAGGCCACCACGACCGCCCCGGTCGAGACGGCCGAGACCGTCGAGGCCCCTGCCGCCGAGGCCAAGCCGCGTCGCCGTGCAGTCAGGAAGGCCACCACGACCGCCCCGGTCGAGACGGCCCAGACGGTCGAGGCCCCTGCGGCGGCCGAGGCCGTCGAGGAGACCAAGCCGCGCCGCCGGACCACCAAGAAGGCCGCTGCGGCCGCCGAGGCCCCCGACGCCTCGGAGCCGAAGGCCGCCCCGCGTCGCCGGGCGACCAAGAAGGCCGTCGCGGCCGCCGAGGCCCCGGACGCGTCCGAGCCGAAGGCACCGCGCCGCCGGGCCACGAAGAAGGCCGCGGCCGCCCAGCCGGAGAGCTGA
- a CDS encoding alpha/beta fold hydrolase yields MSKPRSLALPSRTTAHRLVTARGEFAVLDTEPPGMRHGTALLIPGYTGSKEDFLALLGPLSDAGYRVVAVDGRGQHESPGPRGRTAYSRRALALDAVAQAAALGDGPVHLLGHSFGGLVARAAVRAAPGAFRSLTLLSSGPGRVARPQRVRVRMLRGALAVLPKERVWRATRWLDSRGEEPGTIDPPEIVAFLRRRWMHTRIAQLSGAGRLLLRDEDGTADLSVLPVPLHVAYGAEEMVWPVPALADLAERTGAHHTVVAGAGHSPNVSHPEELAERLSAFWARAEEVSAVGVSSTASAGAPRSRPAGPDEGRRDRAGSG; encoded by the coding sequence ATGAGCAAGCCCCGGTCCCTGGCGCTGCCGTCCCGGACCACCGCCCACCGGCTGGTGACCGCCCGCGGCGAGTTCGCCGTGCTCGACACGGAGCCGCCGGGCATGAGGCACGGCACGGCGCTGCTGATCCCCGGATACACCGGCAGCAAGGAGGACTTCCTCGCGCTGCTCGGACCGCTGAGCGACGCCGGGTACCGGGTGGTCGCCGTCGACGGGCGCGGGCAGCACGAGAGTCCGGGCCCGCGCGGCCGCACCGCGTACAGCCGGCGGGCGCTCGCGCTGGACGCCGTGGCGCAGGCGGCGGCGCTGGGCGACGGCCCCGTCCATCTGCTGGGCCACTCGTTCGGCGGACTCGTGGCGCGGGCGGCCGTCCGGGCCGCGCCGGGCGCGTTCCGTTCACTGACGCTGCTCTCCTCCGGCCCCGGCCGGGTCGCCCGGCCGCAGCGCGTCCGCGTGCGGATGCTGCGCGGGGCGCTGGCGGTGCTGCCGAAGGAGCGGGTGTGGCGGGCGACGCGCTGGCTGGACAGCCGGGGCGAGGAGCCGGGCACCATCGACCCGCCGGAGATCGTGGCGTTCCTGCGGCGCCGCTGGATGCACACCCGGATCGCCCAACTGTCCGGTGCGGGACGGCTGTTGCTCCGCGACGAGGACGGCACGGCCGACCTGTCCGTGCTCCCGGTACCGCTGCATGTCGCGTACGGCGCCGAGGAGATGGTCTGGCCGGTGCCCGCGCTCGCGGACCTGGCCGAGCGCACCGGCGCGCACCACACGGTGGTCGCGGGCGCGGGCCACTCCCCCAATGTCTCCCACCCGGAGGAACTCGCGGAGCGGCTGAGCGCGTTCTGGGCGCGGGCGGAAGAGGTGAGCGCGGTCGGCGTTTCTAGTACTGCGTCAGCAGGTGCGCCCAGAAGCCGTCCCGCAGGGCCCGACGAAGGGCGGCGTGACCGCGCAGGGAGCGGCTGA
- a CDS encoding TetR/AcrR family transcriptional regulator: MTAIEQTEAARPRGTRLPRRARRNQLLGAAQEVFVAQGYHSAAMDDIAERAGVSKPVLYQHFPGKLELYLALLDQHCEALLQSVRTALASTTDNKLRVAATMDAYFAYVEDEGGAFRLVFESDLTNEPAVRERVDRVSLQCAEAISDVIAEDTGLSKDESMLLAVGLGGVSQVVARYWLSSESGIPRDKAVQLLTSLAWRGIAGFPLHGTEAHLSAEGH, encoded by the coding sequence GTGACAGCCATCGAGCAGACAGAGGCGGCGCGCCCGCGGGGCACGCGCCTGCCGCGCCGAGCCCGACGGAACCAGCTCCTCGGGGCTGCCCAGGAGGTCTTTGTCGCGCAGGGGTACCACTCCGCGGCGATGGACGACATCGCGGAGCGGGCCGGCGTCAGCAAGCCGGTGCTCTACCAGCACTTCCCCGGGAAGCTGGAGCTCTACCTGGCCCTTCTGGACCAGCACTGCGAGGCCCTGCTGCAGTCCGTGCGCACGGCACTCGCCTCGACGACGGACAACAAGCTCCGGGTCGCGGCGACCATGGACGCGTACTTCGCGTACGTGGAGGACGAGGGCGGCGCCTTCCGTCTCGTTTTCGAATCCGACCTGACGAACGAGCCCGCGGTGCGCGAGCGCGTGGACCGGGTGAGCCTGCAGTGCGCCGAGGCCATCTCGGACGTGATCGCCGAGGACACCGGCCTGTCGAAGGACGAGTCGATGCTGCTCGCCGTGGGCCTGGGCGGCGTGTCGCAGGTGGTCGCCCGGTACTGGCTGTCCAGCGAGTCGGGCATCCCGCGCGACAAGGCGGTGCAGTTGCTGACCTCCCTGGCGTGGCGCGGCATCGCCGGCTTCCCGCTGCACGGCACCGAGGCGCACCTGAGCGCCGAGGGCCACTGA
- a CDS encoding DUF3107 domain-containing protein — protein MEVKIGVLHAPREIVLESGQSAEEVERLVGDALAGKAQLLSLTDEKGRKVLIPADRIAYVELGEPATRRVGFGAL, from the coding sequence GTGGAGGTCAAGATCGGCGTGCTGCACGCGCCGCGGGAGATCGTTCTGGAGAGCGGGCAGTCGGCCGAGGAGGTCGAGCGCCTGGTGGGCGACGCGCTGGCCGGCAAGGCGCAGCTGCTCAGCCTGACGGACGAGAAGGGCCGCAAGGTCCTGATCCCGGCGGACCGGATCGCGTACGTGGAGCTCGGCGAGCCCGCGACGCGGCGGGTGGGCTTCGGCGCGCTCTGA
- a CDS encoding NYN domain-containing protein — MNDAPATGTPSEPDPIRELGARLEHTNELLRRMLAEVAKTPSTHAIFVDAGYVHAAAGLLVAGTEDRRNFDLDAEGLIEAFIDRARTIFADSRLLRVYWYDGARRRIHTPEQQVIAELPDVKVRLGNLNANNQQKGVDSLIRTDLESLARHRAISDAALVGGDEDLVSAVEAAQGYGARVHLWGIEAAEGRNQAEPLLWEVDSQRTFDLEFCRPFITRRPVTTYENEGEPLPSREDVRLVGAQIAATWLSERGREALADLLPGRPYLPGPVDQDLLIEAEKLLSRSLRGHAALRRALRDGFWAHLLTQY; from the coding sequence ATGAACGACGCACCGGCGACCGGCACGCCCTCCGAACCCGACCCGATCCGCGAGCTCGGCGCCCGCCTGGAGCACACCAATGAGCTCCTGAGGCGGATGCTGGCCGAGGTCGCCAAGACGCCCTCGACCCACGCCATCTTCGTCGACGCGGGTTACGTCCATGCTGCGGCCGGGTTGCTTGTGGCGGGCACCGAGGACCGCCGCAACTTCGACCTCGACGCCGAGGGGCTCATCGAGGCCTTCATCGACCGGGCCCGGACGATCTTCGCGGACAGCCGGCTGCTCCGCGTCTACTGGTACGACGGCGCCCGCCGCCGGATCCACACGCCCGAGCAGCAGGTCATCGCCGAACTGCCGGACGTCAAGGTCCGCCTCGGCAACCTCAACGCCAACAACCAGCAGAAGGGCGTCGACTCCCTCATCCGCACCGACCTCGAGTCGCTCGCCCGGCACCGCGCGATCAGCGACGCCGCGCTCGTCGGCGGCGACGAGGACCTCGTCTCCGCGGTCGAGGCCGCGCAGGGCTACGGGGCGCGGGTGCACCTGTGGGGCATCGAGGCGGCCGAGGGGCGCAACCAGGCCGAGCCGCTGCTCTGGGAGGTCGACAGCCAGCGCACCTTCGACCTCGAGTTCTGCCGCCCGTTCATCACCCGACGCCCCGTCACGACGTACGAGAACGAGGGCGAGCCGCTGCCCTCCCGTGAGGACGTCCGCCTCGTCGGCGCGCAGATCGCCGCGACCTGGCTCTCCGAACGGGGCCGCGAGGCCCTCGCGGACCTGCTGCCGGGGCGCCCGTACCTGCCCGGGCCGGTCGACCAGGACCTGCTGATCGAGGCGGAGAAGCTCCTCAGCCGCTCCCTGCGCGGTCACGCCGCCCTTCGTCGGGCCCTGCGGGACGGCTTCTGGGCGCACCTGCTGACGCAGTACTAG
- a CDS encoding alpha/beta fold hydrolase, whose amino-acid sequence MSSTELPETRTVAPAPRARGVRVAEGEELRSVALPGLTLTVRARPGVSAGLPPALYVHGLGGSSQNWSSLMPLLADKVDGEALDLPGFGDSPPPDDGNYSVTGHARAVIRYLDAAGRGPVHLVGNSLGGAAVTRVAAVRPDLVRTLTLVSPALPELRVQRNAWPTAALALPGVAGLFARLSRDWTPEQRVRGVLSLCYGDPGRVTDEGFRHAVEEMERRLELPYFWDAMARSARGIVDAYTLGGQHGLWRQAERVLAPTLLVYGGRDQLVSYRMARRAAAAFRGSRLLTLPEAGHVAMMEYPETVAAAVRELIEEHAENQEGGS is encoded by the coding sequence ATGTCTTCGACCGAGCTGCCGGAAACCCGGACCGTCGCCCCCGCTCCGCGGGCGCGCGGAGTACGGGTCGCCGAGGGCGAGGAACTGCGCTCCGTCGCACTGCCCGGACTGACCCTGACCGTGCGGGCGCGGCCCGGCGTCAGCGCGGGCCTGCCGCCCGCGCTGTACGTGCACGGCCTCGGCGGCTCGTCGCAGAACTGGTCCTCGCTGATGCCGCTGCTGGCCGACAAGGTCGACGGCGAGGCGCTCGACCTGCCCGGCTTCGGGGACTCCCCGCCGCCGGACGACGGCAACTACTCGGTCACCGGCCACGCCCGCGCCGTCATCCGCTACCTCGACGCGGCCGGCCGCGGCCCGGTCCACCTCGTCGGCAACTCGCTCGGGGGCGCCGCCGTCACCCGGGTCGCCGCGGTCCGCCCGGACCTGGTGCGCACCCTGACCCTGGTCTCGCCCGCGCTGCCCGAGCTGCGCGTCCAGCGCAACGCCTGGCCGACCGCAGCGCTCGCGCTGCCCGGCGTGGCCGGTCTGTTCGCCCGGCTCAGCCGGGACTGGACGCCCGAACAACGCGTCCGGGGGGTGCTGTCGCTCTGTTACGGAGACCCCGGACGAGTGACGGACGAGGGCTTCCGACACGCCGTGGAAGAGATGGAACGGCGACTGGAGCTCCCGTACTTCTGGGACGCCATGGCCCGCTCGGCCCGCGGGATCGTGGACGCGTACACCCTCGGCGGGCAGCACGGGCTGTGGCGTCAGGCGGAGCGGGTGCTCGCGCCGACGCTCCTCGTGTACGGCGGACGCGACCAGCTCGTCTCGTACCGTATGGCGCGCAGGGCGGCCGCGGCGTTCCGCGGTTCGCGACTCCTGACCCTGCCGGAGGCGGGACACGTGGCCATGATGGAGTACCCGGAGACGGTCGCCGCGGCCGTCCGCGAACTGATCGAAGAGCACGCAGAGAACCAAGAGGGCGGGAGCTGA
- a CDS encoding MarC family protein — protein MFDVAVFGSLFLTLFVIMDPPGITPIFLALTSGRPAKVQRRMAWQAVAVAFGVITVFGILGQQILAYLHVSVPALMIAGGLLLLLIALDLLTGKTDEPKQTKDVNVALVPLGMPLLAGPGAIVSVILAVQHADGVGEQVSVWVAIAAMHVVLWLTMRYSLVIIRLIKDGGVVLVTRLAGMMLSAIAVQQIINGVTQVIQGA, from the coding sequence GTGTTCGACGTCGCCGTGTTCGGCTCGCTGTTTCTGACCCTTTTTGTGATCATGGATCCCCCGGGGATCACGCCCATCTTCCTCGCCCTGACCTCCGGCCGGCCTGCCAAGGTGCAGCGGCGGATGGCCTGGCAGGCGGTCGCCGTCGCGTTCGGCGTCATCACCGTCTTCGGCATCCTCGGCCAGCAGATCCTGGCGTACCTGCACGTCTCCGTACCCGCGCTGATGATCGCGGGCGGGCTGCTCCTGCTGCTCATCGCGCTCGACCTGCTCACCGGCAAGACCGACGAGCCCAAGCAGACCAAGGACGTCAACGTCGCGCTCGTACCGCTCGGCATGCCGCTGCTCGCCGGGCCGGGCGCGATCGTCTCGGTGATCCTCGCCGTGCAGCACGCGGACGGGGTCGGCGAGCAGGTCTCCGTCTGGGTCGCCATCGCGGCCATGCACGTCGTGCTGTGGCTGACCATGCGCTACTCGCTGGTGATCATCCGCCTCATCAAGGACGGCGGCGTCGTGCTCGTCACCCGGCTCGCGGGCATGATGCTGTCGGCCATCGCCGTGCAGCAGATCATCAACGGCGTCACACAGGTCATCCAGGGGGCCTGA
- a CDS encoding DUF6758 family protein yields the protein MRGEPSCPKCGGRVRAPGLFADSWQCDVHGAVHPLQPVIPPSVEALGVVVHRAQVPVWMPWPLPVGWLFTGIAYAGDDRSGGRATAVACSGPGPLGGIGELLLVAEELGVGLGARYAGMDGPDPGHGIADGPPQAKVLAAGRPTPLWHVSGAPQDRAVFAGEARGLWLWAIVWPEQSGLLMYDELVLTDLRDAGAEVELLPCGALTPRLLS from the coding sequence ATGAGGGGCGAACCCAGTTGCCCGAAGTGTGGTGGCCGGGTCAGGGCGCCCGGTCTTTTCGCCGACTCCTGGCAGTGCGACGTGCACGGTGCCGTGCATCCGCTGCAGCCCGTGATCCCACCCAGTGTCGAAGCCCTGGGTGTGGTGGTGCATCGCGCGCAGGTGCCGGTCTGGATGCCGTGGCCCTTGCCGGTCGGCTGGTTGTTCACCGGGATCGCGTACGCCGGTGACGACCGCAGCGGCGGGCGTGCCACGGCCGTCGCGTGTTCGGGGCCCGGCCCGCTCGGCGGGATCGGCGAGCTGCTGCTGGTGGCCGAGGAGCTCGGCGTCGGACTCGGTGCGCGCTACGCCGGGATGGACGGACCCGACCCGGGGCACGGCATCGCCGACGGACCCCCGCAGGCGAAGGTCCTCGCGGCCGGCCGGCCGACCCCCCTGTGGCACGTGAGCGGCGCGCCGCAGGACCGCGCCGTGTTCGCCGGGGAGGCGCGCGGGCTGTGGCTGTGGGCGATCGTCTGGCCGGAGCAGTCGGGCCTGCTGATGTACGACGAACTCGTGCTCACCGACCTGCGGGACGCGGGCGCGGAGGTGGAACTGCTGCCGTGCGGGGCGCTGACGCCGCGGCTGCTGTCGTAG